Proteins from one Bdellovibrio svalbardensis genomic window:
- a CDS encoding PPK2 family polyphosphate kinase has product MTKEKHFFLGNKRLASFPTKGEQFVKLNNEDLETKTHHLGERLADLQEVLFAENKYKILIVLQGLDTSGKDGTVKHVFGATNPQGVRVVSFKAPTELEQSHDYLWRVHKALPANGEMVIFNRSHYEDYVVPKVHKSLPAKTTTQRLKDIYAFEKMLTNENTVIFKFFLNISLDEQARRLQQRLENDNKHWKFSLSDLTERRYWKEYHKAYEEVIRATHSKESPWAIIPADNKGIRNYIISKILVDRLESLHPKLPKFDSKVIRQLKAEADRILPKQKPL; this is encoded by the coding sequence GTGACTAAAGAGAAACACTTCTTCTTAGGAAATAAAAGACTCGCCTCCTTTCCCACCAAGGGTGAGCAATTTGTAAAGCTCAATAACGAAGACCTGGAAACAAAAACTCATCACCTCGGAGAACGCCTCGCCGATCTCCAAGAAGTTCTCTTCGCAGAGAATAAATATAAAATATTGATCGTCCTGCAGGGTCTCGACACTTCCGGCAAGGATGGCACGGTGAAACATGTTTTTGGAGCGACCAACCCCCAAGGCGTCCGCGTCGTCTCATTCAAGGCTCCGACTGAACTGGAACAATCCCATGACTATCTTTGGAGAGTTCACAAAGCTCTGCCCGCCAACGGCGAAATGGTGATCTTCAACCGCAGTCATTATGAAGATTATGTTGTGCCGAAGGTGCACAAATCTCTTCCGGCGAAAACAACAACTCAAAGACTGAAAGACATATATGCCTTTGAGAAAATGCTCACCAATGAAAACACCGTGATTTTTAAGTTCTTTCTGAACATCAGTTTGGATGAACAAGCGCGCCGTTTGCAGCAACGTCTTGAAAATGACAATAAGCACTGGAAGTTCTCACTCAGTGATTTGACCGAGCGCCGCTATTGGAAAGAGTATCACAAGGCTTATGAGGAAGTGATTCGCGCCACGCATAGCAAAGAAAGTCCGTGGGCGATCATTCCCGCAGACAATAAAGGGATCCGCAACTATATCATTTCAAAAATTTTGGTAGATCGATTGGAAAGTCTTCACCCGAAACTTCCCAAATTTGACTCGAAGGTCATTCGCCAACTTAAGGCCGAAGCCGATCGTATTTTACCTAAGCAAAAGCCCTTGTAA
- a CDS encoding FAD-dependent oxidoreductase: MAISAEVSGPDFSKGVSVELIAEGESILGHVGDKAILLSKIEDQFYAIGAHCTHYGGPLNEGLITGETVHCPWHHAVFSLKTGEALKAPALTPVSCWSIEVRDDKVFVTGKRKAAVEPRAGTEKQQFVIVGGGAAGTAAAVMLRRKGFLGSIHLLSEDEALPYDRTNLSKDYLAGNAPEEWIPLWGQEFYRKHDIKLELNAKVMKIDGHRKHLFLADGRSLKFDKCLIATGGTPVKPPIPGIEQDHVYMLRSLKDCRHIIDRTSWAQKVAFIGSGFIALEAAAALRARNLEVHIVAPEDLPLIKVVGVHVGSYLKKLHEEHGVHFHLGHGIKEIRARSIVLDDKTSVACDFVIVGAGVRPNTLLAEQAGCKVDKGVLVDEYLETSVPGIYAAGDIARWPDPHSNKHIRVEHWEVAERQGQIAALNMLGDGVKFQEVPFFWTQHYDTSLGYVGNGGDFDRMEVFGDLGKNDFAVAFYDDERVAALLTVGRDRESLLIEDAITHFDNKKVQETLLDYERRLHSKHTPTPNYFEPSP, from the coding sequence ATGGCCATCAGTGCGGAAGTCTCAGGACCTGATTTTTCCAAAGGCGTATCGGTTGAACTCATTGCCGAAGGCGAAAGTATACTTGGGCATGTTGGTGATAAGGCCATTCTCTTAAGTAAAATTGAAGATCAGTTTTATGCCATAGGCGCCCATTGCACTCACTACGGTGGTCCTTTGAATGAAGGGCTGATCACAGGGGAGACAGTTCACTGTCCGTGGCATCACGCGGTGTTTAGCTTAAAAACCGGGGAGGCTCTGAAAGCACCGGCACTGACTCCCGTATCTTGCTGGAGCATCGAAGTCCGTGATGACAAAGTTTTTGTGACCGGTAAAAGAAAAGCGGCTGTGGAACCTCGAGCTGGAACTGAAAAACAACAGTTTGTGATTGTCGGCGGTGGGGCTGCCGGAACCGCCGCGGCAGTGATGCTTCGTCGAAAAGGCTTTCTTGGTTCGATTCATTTACTCAGTGAAGATGAGGCACTTCCTTACGATCGCACGAATTTATCAAAGGACTATCTTGCAGGAAATGCCCCCGAAGAATGGATCCCCTTATGGGGGCAAGAGTTCTATCGCAAGCATGATATTAAATTGGAACTCAACGCGAAGGTTATGAAAATTGATGGCCATCGTAAGCATTTGTTTTTGGCGGATGGCCGTTCCTTGAAGTTTGATAAATGCTTGATTGCCACGGGCGGGACTCCGGTGAAGCCGCCTATTCCCGGCATTGAGCAGGATCATGTCTATATGCTTCGTTCCCTCAAAGACTGTCGTCATATCATCGACCGCACTAGTTGGGCGCAGAAAGTCGCCTTTATCGGTTCAGGCTTTATTGCCCTCGAAGCGGCGGCGGCTTTGCGCGCAAGAAATTTGGAAGTGCATATTGTCGCTCCGGAAGATTTGCCGCTAATCAAAGTGGTCGGCGTTCATGTTGGCAGCTACTTAAAGAAGTTGCATGAAGAGCACGGCGTGCATTTTCACTTGGGCCACGGAATCAAAGAAATCAGAGCTCGCAGTATCGTGCTGGATGATAAGACCTCGGTCGCCTGTGACTTTGTGATCGTCGGGGCAGGAGTGCGCCCGAACACCTTGTTGGCAGAGCAAGCAGGATGCAAAGTGGATAAAGGTGTCCTGGTTGACGAGTATCTGGAAACCTCGGTTCCGGGGATTTATGCAGCAGGGGATATTGCGCGCTGGCCCGATCCTCACAGCAATAAGCATATTCGTGTTGAACACTGGGAGGTGGCGGAGCGCCAGGGGCAGATTGCTGCTTTGAATATGCTTGGTGATGGAGTGAAGTTCCAGGAGGTGCCATTCTTCTGGACACAGCACTATGACACCAGCTTGGGGTATGTCGGCAATGGCGGGGACTTTGATCGCATGGAAGTCTTCGGAGATTTAGGTAAGAATGATTTCGCCGTGGCTTTCTATGATGACGAACGTGTCGCTGCTTTATTGACGGTGGGAAGAGATCGCGAAAGTCTTTTGATCGAAGACGCCATCACCCATTTTGATAATAAAAAAGTTCAGGAAACTCTTTTGGACTATGAACGGCGTTTGCACAGCAAGCATACACCTACGCCCAACTATTTCGAACCCAGTCCTTAA
- a CDS encoding GGDEF domain-containing protein, translating to MKQWVKKLVDQLDMDWGSSNGAKKPEGPVLSEERATIVYMLDIYNKNLFEIPKHQVRKVRAKIDTFAKDIVHAQNQESLNDTLFELRQFFSSYRIDEYSFVQNTIDDFKRIIWEFADHLSEEVNSETYAQSDMDKSLAQLREAVESNSVEELRAKSREFIDLYLKSQTTSNERRSKRMETVKKNLSSVKRQLMEANQTMRRDHLTGAHNRRSYDEQIKRYLQLNELDKDPITLVMLDIDFFKKINDNYGHDIGDFILQEAVRMLQESFSREEDFIARLGGEEFAVILPGCDAKAASKIVDDAMAKIRKEVFIHGDHQIRFTVSMGIAQLIPGETADTWYKRADGALYESKSTGRNKYTIAGPTATKKVA from the coding sequence TTGAAACAGTGGGTAAAAAAACTTGTCGACCAACTTGATATGGACTGGGGCTCATCAAATGGAGCGAAAAAGCCAGAAGGCCCTGTTTTATCTGAAGAGCGCGCCACCATCGTGTATATGTTGGATATCTACAATAAAAACCTCTTTGAGATTCCGAAACATCAAGTGCGTAAAGTCCGCGCTAAAATTGACACCTTTGCCAAAGACATTGTCCATGCGCAAAACCAGGAATCATTGAACGACACTCTTTTTGAGCTTCGTCAGTTTTTTTCAAGCTACCGCATTGATGAGTACTCTTTTGTGCAAAACACCATTGATGATTTCAAACGAATCATCTGGGAGTTCGCTGATCATTTGAGCGAAGAGGTCAATTCCGAAACCTACGCGCAAAGCGATATGGATAAGAGTTTGGCACAGCTGCGTGAAGCGGTGGAATCAAATTCAGTGGAAGAACTGCGCGCGAAGTCCCGCGAATTTATTGATTTGTATTTAAAAAGCCAAACGACTTCCAATGAACGCCGATCAAAACGCATGGAAACGGTTAAAAAGAATCTTTCCAGCGTCAAACGTCAGCTCATGGAAGCCAATCAAACGATGCGCCGTGATCACCTCACCGGGGCTCACAATCGCCGTAGTTACGACGAGCAAATCAAGCGCTACTTGCAACTGAATGAACTCGATAAAGACCCTATCACCTTGGTGATGCTCGATATCGACTTCTTTAAAAAGATCAACGACAACTACGGCCATGATATTGGCGACTTTATCTTGCAAGAGGCTGTGCGCATGCTGCAGGAAAGCTTCTCTCGCGAAGAGGACTTCATTGCCCGTTTAGGCGGTGAAGAGTTCGCGGTGATCCTACCCGGCTGCGATGCCAAAGCGGCTTCTAAGATTGTCGACGATGCGATGGCAAAAATCCGCAAGGAAGTCTTCATCCACGGTGATCACCAGATTCGCTTTACTGTCTCTATGGGTATCGCTCAATTGATCCCTGGGGAAACTGCGGATACCTGGTATAAAAGAGCCGACGGCGCCCTCTATGAGTCGAAGTCCACAGGTCGCAACAAATACACAATTGCCGGCCCTACTGCGACCAAGAAAGTGGCCTGA
- a CDS encoding S8 family peptidase has product MKTNVKVANIFIALLLTSSSFTAPAQDIKDKDIVIAIIDTGAEVTHPLIKENIWENPREIINGIDDDGNGFVDDVHGWNFVAHNNELTDNNGHGTHIAGIIQQRTQNAHVKYMILKYYDSGKTGEDNVSATVKAIQYATKMKVDIINYSGGGYDRNPTEEKAIREAQKQGILFVAAAGNGGLNTDTFGYYPASYKVSNIISVAAMDSQKRLIASSNYGSSSVDIAAPGKRILSSLPGGQYGYMTGTSQATAWVTGLAANLMLQKKTYVPEEIKRQLEVQGTRDLSLANKTKSQVRISALQESVPSL; this is encoded by the coding sequence ATGAAGACAAACGTAAAAGTAGCCAACATTTTTATCGCCCTTCTACTCACCTCTTCCTCATTCACCGCACCGGCGCAGGACATCAAGGACAAAGACATCGTGATTGCGATCATCGATACAGGGGCGGAAGTCACTCATCCGTTGATCAAGGAAAATATCTGGGAAAACCCGCGCGAAATTATTAACGGCATCGATGATGACGGCAATGGATTTGTCGACGACGTCCATGGATGGAATTTTGTTGCTCATAACAATGAGCTCACCGACAACAACGGGCATGGAACTCACATTGCCGGAATCATTCAACAGCGCACTCAAAATGCCCATGTGAAATACATGATCCTTAAATATTATGACAGTGGCAAAACCGGCGAGGACAATGTCAGCGCAACGGTGAAGGCTATTCAGTATGCAACAAAAATGAAAGTAGATATTATCAACTACTCCGGCGGTGGTTATGACCGCAACCCTACGGAAGAAAAAGCTATTCGCGAAGCCCAAAAGCAGGGAATACTTTTTGTTGCAGCTGCCGGGAATGGCGGCTTGAACACGGACACCTTTGGCTACTACCCTGCCAGCTATAAAGTGAGCAATATCATTTCTGTGGCGGCTATGGATTCTCAAAAGCGTCTTATTGCCAGCAGCAACTACGGCTCCAGCTCCGTCGACATTGCGGCTCCGGGTAAACGTATTCTGTCGTCATTGCCAGGGGGACAATACGGCTATATGACCGGGACCTCGCAAGCCACTGCATGGGTGACTGGTTTGGCGGCAAATCTCATGCTGCAAAAGAAAACCTATGTTCCCGAAGAGATAAAGCGCCAACTGGAAGTTCAAGGCACTCGAGATTTATCTTTGGCGAACAAGACAAAATCTCAGGTGCGCATTTCCGCTTTACAAGAATCGGTCCCCAGCCTATAA
- a CDS encoding class I SAM-dependent methyltransferase gives MSLLKFDPTGPFPLVTYDECSYQEAQEHSVEIDNWLGFQTADVEKKLLTSQDYNVQADKDIPVQCWRGLPVQALQTPYSEIRWILNLLNLKPQETIVDLGCGYGRMAFVVGRHYPDNKFVGYELVAERVAEGNRILRNFNYPNAKILTQDLTAPDFIPEKAEHYFLFDFGSAPAIDKTLDDLKRIARGRSINIVARGRYIRHRIYQAHPWLSSINEPQVHETFTIFTS, from the coding sequence TTGAGCCTTCTCAAGTTTGACCCCACGGGGCCCTTTCCTTTAGTCACCTACGATGAATGCAGCTATCAAGAAGCGCAAGAGCACTCTGTTGAAATAGACAACTGGTTGGGATTTCAAACCGCGGACGTCGAAAAAAAACTCCTCACCTCGCAGGACTACAACGTTCAAGCAGACAAAGATATTCCTGTGCAGTGCTGGCGCGGACTTCCCGTTCAGGCATTGCAGACTCCTTACTCTGAGATTCGCTGGATCTTAAACCTACTCAATTTAAAGCCCCAGGAAACCATTGTGGATCTTGGCTGTGGTTATGGGCGCATGGCCTTTGTTGTGGGAAGACATTATCCTGATAACAAATTCGTTGGCTATGAACTGGTTGCTGAACGAGTCGCAGAGGGCAATCGCATTCTTCGGAATTTCAATTATCCAAATGCCAAAATTCTGACTCAGGATTTAACCGCTCCCGATTTTATTCCTGAAAAGGCTGAACATTATTTCTTATTCGATTTCGGAAGCGCCCCAGCCATCGACAAAACTTTGGACGATCTTAAAAGAATCGCTCGCGGTCGCTCGATTAACATTGTCGCTCGCGGCCGCTACATTCGACATCGAATCTATCAAGCTCATCCGTGGCTTTCATCAATCAATGAGCCGCAGGTTCACGAGACATTTACTATCTTTACTTCCTAA
- a CDS encoding VOC family protein → MDVNGVGGIFIKAKNPEKLYTWYEKNLGLQRDDKGGFIIPVERLLPDYTLVSFLPVDTSYFSPSQAPCMLNFQVNDLAPVLTKLAENGVRIEDHLSESEYGKFAWVFDPEGNKIEFWEPRPLFYNPIDIGEPD, encoded by the coding sequence ATGGATGTAAATGGCGTGGGCGGAATCTTTATAAAGGCAAAAAATCCCGAAAAACTTTATACGTGGTATGAGAAGAATCTGGGTTTACAGCGCGACGACAAGGGTGGATTTATCATCCCGGTCGAAAGATTATTGCCCGACTATACGCTCGTCAGTTTTTTGCCCGTGGATACGTCTTACTTTTCCCCCTCGCAGGCTCCGTGCATGTTGAACTTTCAGGTGAATGACCTCGCCCCGGTGCTAACGAAGCTTGCCGAAAATGGAGTGCGCATCGAAGATCATCTTTCCGAAAGTGAATATGGAAAGTTTGCTTGGGTCTTTGATCCCGAGGGAAACAAAATTGAATTCTGGGAGCCACGGCCACTCTTCTATAACCCAATTGACATTGGTGAACCCGACTGA
- a CDS encoding C1 family peptidase, with product MKTIFRILLLTATLLCSALLESALAEQVDLRPQQTEVKNQKNRDTCAYFAVSALVESTLKGFNGKEYDISEEFEVFRNKIIYSWRPEVEFGNTYEVLQNMIKDGYVYSELSLPYQEKSIDFTKPLSAGDEAFFDLRKQKISRTSFFSMKFKQLTQMWVRKPWSLQALDELKQKRSVVVTLKVALPYVDDKKGTFRMSPEIDAECASGKISCGGHAVLLVGYDSEKKVFLFKNSWGNEWGNQGYGYVTFDHVDNYSDQLLTAYFDKMSYPIVRESVQ from the coding sequence ATGAAAACTATATTCCGCATTCTTCTTCTGACTGCCACTCTGCTTTGCTCCGCTCTTTTGGAAAGTGCCCTTGCTGAGCAAGTGGATCTTCGCCCTCAACAAACCGAAGTTAAGAACCAGAAAAATCGCGACACCTGCGCTTATTTTGCTGTCTCTGCATTGGTGGAAAGCACACTTAAGGGCTTCAATGGGAAAGAATACGACATCTCTGAAGAGTTCGAGGTGTTTCGCAATAAAATCATTTATTCATGGCGCCCCGAAGTTGAGTTTGGAAATACCTACGAAGTTCTTCAGAATATGATCAAGGATGGATACGTATATTCCGAACTCAGTCTTCCTTATCAGGAAAAGAGCATCGACTTCACCAAGCCTTTGAGTGCTGGGGACGAAGCCTTCTTTGATTTACGAAAACAGAAGATCTCACGCACATCATTTTTTAGCATGAAATTCAAACAACTCACTCAGATGTGGGTGCGCAAGCCTTGGTCTTTACAAGCCCTGGACGAGTTGAAACAAAAACGCTCCGTGGTTGTGACTCTGAAGGTGGCCCTTCCCTACGTGGATGATAAAAAGGGAACCTTTAGAATGAGCCCAGAGATCGACGCGGAATGCGCCAGCGGCAAGATTTCCTGCGGTGGCCATGCTGTTTTGCTTGTGGGATATGACAGTGAAAAGAAAGTCTTTCTATTCAAAAACTCCTGGGGAAATGAGTGGGGTAATCAAGGTTACGGCTATGTGACCTTTGATCACGTGGACAACTATTCTGACCAGTTGTTGACTGCGTATTTTGACAAAATGTCCTACCCTATCGTGAGAGAAAGCGTTCAGTAA
- a CDS encoding HD domain-containing protein, producing MTTETQFNEKKWFELFSNKARVIYPHSDPSHDYLHILRVVHTAKSLCLAEKAKWEVVMPAAFFHDFVNIPKGDPRRPYASRISAEAALEYLRSVHYPEEYFEEIRHAIEAHSYSANIKADTLEAKIVQDADRLDSLGAIGIARCFATSTLMSRPFYSEQDPWATGRDLDDKSFGIDHFYTKLFNLVEHLNTETAKKEGEHRVAFIKTYLAQIKREI from the coding sequence ATGACAACTGAGACTCAATTCAATGAAAAAAAGTGGTTTGAGCTTTTCAGCAACAAAGCTCGCGTCATCTATCCTCATTCCGATCCTTCCCACGATTACCTGCATATTTTGCGAGTGGTCCATACCGCGAAGTCCTTATGTCTTGCTGAAAAAGCCAAGTGGGAGGTTGTCATGCCCGCGGCGTTCTTTCACGATTTCGTAAATATCCCAAAGGGCGACCCACGCCGTCCTTACGCCTCACGCATTTCCGCAGAAGCGGCATTGGAATATCTGCGCTCGGTTCACTATCCTGAAGAGTATTTCGAGGAAATCCGTCACGCCATCGAAGCGCATTCCTACAGCGCCAATATTAAAGCGGATACTCTTGAAGCAAAGATCGTACAAGACGCAGATCGCTTAGACAGCCTTGGAGCCATCGGCATCGCTCGTTGCTTTGCCACTTCGACGCTTATGAGTCGACCGTTTTATTCAGAGCAAGATCCTTGGGCGACAGGCCGGGACCTGGATGACAAGAGCTTTGGTATCGATCACTTTTACACCAAGTTGTTTAACCTGGTTGAGCACCTGAATACCGAGACGGCAAAAAAAGAAGGCGAACATCGCGTCGCCTTCATCAAAACATATCTCGCACAAATTAAACGAGAGATTTAA
- a CDS encoding MarR family winged helix-turn-helix transcriptional regulator, with the protein MKHNDSVADRSPEIRPEVGEVMDYIRHIFKALRVSSSQFEKDLGLSAAQVFVLKKLKDEPGLSINELANRTVTHQSSVSVVVKKLEEQKLVQRSTSKQDSRKVVVFLTEEGAGKLAKIPRALQEDMIETLLNMPNEKTVALAKLMKEFVQKAGIVDGSVAPMFDEYKS; encoded by the coding sequence ATGAAGCATAATGATTCTGTAGCCGATCGCAGTCCTGAAATTCGCCCCGAAGTTGGAGAGGTTATGGATTATATCCGTCATATCTTCAAAGCCCTTCGCGTCTCTTCCAGTCAGTTTGAAAAAGATCTCGGTCTGAGTGCCGCGCAGGTTTTTGTGCTGAAGAAGCTCAAAGACGAACCGGGCTTGTCCATCAACGAACTTGCCAATAGAACAGTGACTCATCAAAGCTCGGTCTCTGTGGTTGTGAAAAAACTTGAAGAACAGAAGCTCGTGCAACGATCGACGTCGAAGCAAGACTCCCGCAAGGTGGTGGTGTTTTTGACGGAGGAAGGTGCAGGGAAGTTGGCGAAGATTCCACGGGCTCTTCAGGAAGATATGATTGAGACCTTGCTCAATATGCCAAATGAAAAAACGGTGGCTCTGGCGAAACTCATGAAGGAGTTCGTTCAGAAAGCCGGAATCGTCGACGGTTCAGTAGCTCCCATGTTCGACGAATATAAAAGTTAA
- a CDS encoding RluA family pseudouridine synthase, whose translation MIEIVFENSHFVVCDKPSGVLSTPSRFEEEDARLCLGTALQEHLKIQIYPVHRLDYEVSGLVMYAKNPDAHRKANAWFEMKQVQKTYRALTTKQDFAHIPSNITNPRTPIELQPGLNFEWKSRLLRGKRRAYEHAQGKPSLTLVTYLGESDSNNEHYLQWDLQPVTGRSHQLRFDLSRHGFPIVGDALYGSKVSWKSNDSIALRSYAIDFAQTPGAEALSLPKKIVIPAL comes from the coding sequence ATGATTGAGATCGTTTTTGAGAATTCTCATTTTGTGGTTTGTGATAAGCCCAGTGGGGTTCTTTCAACGCCCAGTCGTTTTGAGGAAGAGGATGCTCGACTTTGTTTGGGCACCGCTTTGCAAGAACATCTCAAGATTCAAATTTATCCGGTACATCGTTTGGACTATGAAGTATCTGGTCTGGTGATGTATGCAAAAAATCCGGATGCTCATCGCAAAGCCAATGCCTGGTTTGAGATGAAGCAGGTGCAGAAGACCTACCGAGCACTGACGACAAAACAGGACTTCGCGCATATTCCCAGCAACATCACTAATCCTCGAACACCGATTGAGCTCCAACCAGGTTTGAATTTCGAGTGGAAGAGCCGCTTGTTACGGGGAAAGCGCAGAGCCTACGAGCATGCTCAAGGAAAACCCAGCCTCACCTTAGTCACCTATTTGGGTGAGTCCGACAGCAACAACGAACATTATCTACAGTGGGATCTACAGCCGGTTACAGGTCGCTCGCATCAATTGCGCTTCGATTTAAGTCGCCATGGTTTTCCGATTGTGGGCGACGCCCTGTATGGCTCGAAGGTGAGTTGGAAAAGTAACGATTCAATTGCGCTTCGCTCTTACGCGATTGATTTCGCCCAGACTCCTGGAGCAGAGGCTCTAAGTCTGCCTAAGAAGATTGTTATTCCAGCCCTTTAG
- a CDS encoding RlmE family RNA methyltransferase, whose protein sequence is MTYNPRDRYFRKAKEEGFAARSVFKLEEIDKKYKIFRPHQTVLDLGASPGSWSQYASKMVGPGGRVLGVDLSPVTVKLDNAVFIQADLRDLNLEDIFKEHGFQPPFDLVMSDMAPKTTGIRMTDQARSMELCELALDVARRFLKKDGHFVCKLFHSDDFGKLRDEIKKSFAKCEAVKPDSTRKISKEIFLVGISKK, encoded by the coding sequence ATGACTTACAATCCGCGCGATAGATACTTCAGAAAAGCAAAAGAAGAGGGCTTTGCGGCCCGCTCTGTTTTCAAGCTCGAAGAGATCGACAAGAAATACAAGATCTTTAGGCCTCATCAAACAGTTCTTGATTTGGGAGCCTCTCCAGGTTCCTGGTCTCAATACGCTTCCAAAATGGTCGGCCCAGGAGGTCGGGTGTTGGGTGTGGATTTGAGCCCTGTGACTGTGAAGCTGGATAATGCAGTATTTATTCAGGCTGATTTGCGTGACTTGAATTTGGAGGACATTTTCAAAGAGCATGGCTTTCAGCCGCCCTTTGATCTGGTGATGTCAGATATGGCCCCTAAAACAACGGGCATTCGCATGACCGATCAGGCGCGCTCCATGGAGCTTTGTGAGTTGGCTTTGGATGTTGCCAGACGTTTCTTGAAGAAGGACGGCCATTTTGTTTGCAAACTCTTCCACAGCGACGACTTCGGTAAACTTCGCGATGAAATCAAAAAAAGTTTTGCAAAATGTGAAGCGGTGAAACCCGATTCGACTCGCAAAATTTCAAAAGAGATCTTCTTGGTAGGGATCAGCAAGAAATGA
- a CDS encoding MFS transporter, with protein MDPKKKKIFSWALYDWANSTYSTTVMAGFFPVFFKSFWSQGADAVTTTARLGTAISVSSLIVALLSPTLGVIADLRGFKKLLCLVFMVVGVFSCAWMSFIPAGDWWSAIIAYGIAMMAFNASCVFYEALLPFVADVGDLDYASALGYSLGYLGGGILFLINVLMYLNPSWFGLRDGIQGVQVSFLSVALWWFVFSYPLAKNVPEPETVISKDSIWKLTAQSVRTLRVTFKELLHEKNLLTYMVAYWLYIDGVYTVMTMAVDFGMAIGLESKDLIAALLITQFIGFPCAYYFGTVTKRWGTKGPILFCIGIYGVTVIAATMMSQAWHFYLLAMVIGMVQGGVQALSRSLFARMAPKEQSGEYFGLFNLVGRFASILGPLVVAVGVTVTGNSRLGMVGLLILFISGGWLLAKVKEPRAAL; from the coding sequence ATGGATCCAAAGAAAAAGAAAATCTTTAGTTGGGCCCTTTATGACTGGGCGAACAGCACTTATTCAACCACAGTGATGGCGGGATTTTTTCCCGTATTCTTTAAGAGCTTTTGGAGCCAGGGTGCTGATGCCGTGACAACCACCGCTCGCCTGGGAACTGCGATCTCTGTTTCAAGTCTCATTGTCGCGTTACTCAGTCCAACCTTGGGTGTGATCGCCGATCTTCGTGGTTTTAAAAAACTTTTGTGCCTGGTTTTTATGGTTGTTGGTGTTTTTTCTTGTGCATGGATGTCTTTCATTCCAGCCGGAGATTGGTGGAGTGCGATCATTGCCTACGGGATTGCGATGATGGCATTTAATGCCAGCTGTGTTTTCTATGAAGCCCTCTTGCCTTTTGTCGCGGACGTCGGTGATTTGGATTATGCCTCGGCGCTGGGTTATTCATTGGGATATCTGGGCGGCGGGATTTTGTTTTTGATTAATGTGTTGATGTATCTGAATCCTTCATGGTTTGGCTTACGCGATGGTATCCAGGGCGTGCAGGTTTCTTTTCTGAGTGTGGCTTTGTGGTGGTTTGTCTTTTCTTATCCGCTGGCCAAAAATGTCCCAGAGCCCGAGACAGTGATTTCCAAAGACAGCATTTGGAAGTTAACCGCTCAGAGTGTGCGCACTTTGCGGGTGACCTTTAAAGAGCTTTTGCATGAGAAAAATCTACTGACTTATATGGTGGCCTATTGGCTTTATATCGACGGTGTCTATACCGTGATGACGATGGCTGTTGATTTCGGAATGGCGATTGGTTTGGAATCCAAAGACCTGATCGCAGCACTCTTGATCACTCAGTTTATCGGATTCCCTTGCGCCTATTATTTCGGGACCGTGACCAAGCGCTGGGGGACCAAAGGGCCCATTTTGTTTTGTATCGGTATTTACGGTGTGACCGTGATCGCCGCAACTATGATGAGTCAGGCATGGCATTTCTATTTGTTGGCGATGGTCATTGGGATGGTTCAAGGGGGAGTGCAGGCACTCAGTCGAAGCTTGTTTGCGCGAATGGCCCCTAAAGAACAAAGTGGAGAATACTTTGGCTTATTCAATTTGGTCGGCCGCTTTGCTTCGATTTTGGGCCCTTTAGTTGTGGCAGTGGGAGTCACAGTGACGGGCAATTCAAGGCTGGGAATGGTTGGCTTGTTAATTCTGTTTATAAGCGGCGGCTGGCTCTTGGCGAAGGTTAAAGAGCCTCGCGCGGCCTTATAG